The Pirellulimonas nuda genome includes a region encoding these proteins:
- a CDS encoding molybdopterin oxidoreductase family protein codes for MPGIAEKLIEQAAEWWGTASTSFLMHARGIEHHSHGVQNVLGAINIVLASGRIGRKNCGYATITGQANGQGGREHGQKCDQLPGARDLINPEHRAHVAKVWGVAPDELPQPGVDAYELFRKIDRGEIRALLSICFNPLVSLPDSNFVGKMLDKLDFYAAIDFFLNDTARHADIVLPGSLQEEDEGTVTQIEGRVIKINQAVDPPGDATQDWRIIQDIAAALGRPHGFEFQSPREIFDELREASRGWIADYSGITYEKIELQYGVCWPCPSDDHPGTPRLFEPGSYNPVAQGAGPYYFPDGKARFNTVEYAPPTEDVDAEYPVILTTGRVVSQFLSGTQTRRIGPLVDQYPAPRVEIHPKLAARLGIADEDWTTVASRRGEVTLRAKIVKSIRPDTVFVPYHWSGAKSINRVTIAAQDPISKIPEYKVCAVRVAKAAAAPDYADELEPQQ; via the coding sequence TTGCCCGGGATCGCCGAGAAGCTGATCGAGCAGGCCGCCGAGTGGTGGGGGACCGCGTCCACCAGCTTCCTGATGCACGCCCGCGGAATCGAGCACCACAGCCACGGGGTGCAGAACGTGCTCGGGGCGATCAACATCGTGCTCGCCTCCGGACGGATCGGCCGCAAAAACTGCGGCTACGCCACAATCACCGGGCAAGCGAACGGGCAGGGAGGCCGCGAACACGGCCAGAAGTGCGACCAGCTCCCCGGCGCGCGCGACCTCATCAACCCAGAGCACCGCGCCCACGTCGCCAAGGTGTGGGGCGTTGCTCCCGACGAGCTTCCGCAGCCCGGCGTCGACGCGTACGAGTTGTTCCGCAAGATCGACCGGGGGGAGATCCGCGCCCTGCTGTCGATCTGCTTCAACCCGCTGGTCTCGCTGCCGGACAGCAACTTCGTCGGCAAGATGCTGGACAAGCTCGACTTCTACGCCGCGATCGATTTCTTCTTGAACGACACCGCGCGTCACGCGGACATCGTGCTCCCCGGGTCGCTACAAGAAGAGGACGAGGGGACCGTCACCCAGATCGAGGGCCGGGTAATCAAGATCAACCAGGCGGTCGACCCGCCGGGGGACGCCACCCAGGACTGGCGGATCATCCAGGACATCGCCGCGGCGCTCGGTCGGCCTCATGGATTCGAGTTCCAGAGCCCCCGCGAGATCTTTGACGAGCTGCGCGAGGCGAGCCGGGGCTGGATCGCGGACTACTCCGGCATCACCTACGAGAAGATCGAGCTGCAGTACGGCGTCTGCTGGCCCTGCCCGTCGGACGACCACCCCGGCACGCCCCGACTGTTCGAGCCGGGCTCGTACAACCCGGTGGCCCAAGGCGCCGGGCCGTACTATTTCCCGGACGGGAAGGCCCGCTTCAACACGGTCGAGTACGCCCCTCCTACCGAGGATGTTGACGCCGAGTACCCGGTGATCTTGACCACGGGCCGGGTAGTGAGCCAGTTCCTCAGCGGCACGCAGACCCGGCGCATCGGCCCCCTGGTCGATCAGTACCCGGCGCCGCGTGTAGAGATCCACCCCAAGCTCGCCGCGCGGCTGGGGATCGCGGACGAGGACTGGACCACCGTCGCCTCGCGACGCGGCGAGGTCACGCTGCGGGCGAAGATCGTCAAGAGCATCCGACCGGACACCGTGTTCGTGCCTTACCACTGGTCGGGCGCGAAGAGCATCAACCGGGTCACCATCGCGGCTCAAGACCCGATCTCGAAGATCCCCGAATACAAGGTGTGCGCGGTGCGCGTGGCGAAGGCCGCGGCGGCGCCCGACTACGCCGACGAACTAGAACCCCAGCAGTAA